A window of Spirochaetota bacterium contains these coding sequences:
- a CDS encoding ABC-F family ATP-binding cassette domain-containing protein, with protein sequence MSAKNLKFVDVSFSYHILQEPIVSSLNVHFSKGWTGIVGPNGVGKSTVAKLAAGILLPTRGSVIIDDGLKSFYCEQSTVNPPDRVAEFIIKAESLSGKLCSMLEIDTDWADRWDTLSHGERKRLQIGMALWSEPDILVLDEPFNHIDIKTKQLLLSSLLTFNSIGILVSHERDMLDALCHSCLFMRPGYAMLRRANFTEGYENQQFEDAVREKNYRLALARYRDTKKRAASMRQREDGKAGKLSKRKIPRNDRDAKCKVDAARLTGKDKKGARKVKLLEARADKLGSDASSIYFRRRKTNGIIFKGEISERNSLVAIEEQSIPLGPEKKLLVPDINVSPDDRIAIIGGNGTGKSTLINFIIRKIRLLPEHVVYVPQEIDTQLWGKTRDVMSQLDGGSLGLLLTAVHRLGSEPDRVIHSEIPSPGEMRKIMLALGLLKIPSLVIMDEPTNHMDIPSIQCLENALCQYDGGLIIVSHDRAFIRNTTNIIWEIVGSGSELKLKI encoded by the coding sequence ATGTCAGCAAAAAATCTTAAATTTGTCGATGTTTCGTTTTCTTACCATATATTGCAGGAACCGATTGTTTCATCACTGAACGTACATTTCTCGAAAGGGTGGACAGGTATCGTCGGTCCTAACGGAGTTGGCAAATCTACTGTAGCAAAACTTGCCGCAGGTATTCTTTTGCCCACAAGAGGTTCCGTTATCATTGATGATGGTTTAAAGTCTTTTTACTGCGAGCAAAGCACTGTCAATCCTCCAGACCGTGTTGCGGAATTTATTATTAAAGCGGAATCGCTGTCAGGTAAACTATGCTCAATGCTTGAAATCGATACTGATTGGGCGGACAGGTGGGATACGTTAAGCCATGGCGAACGAAAACGCTTGCAAATTGGAATGGCTCTCTGGAGCGAGCCGGATATTCTCGTGCTTGACGAGCCTTTCAATCACATTGATATTAAAACAAAGCAATTGCTCCTCTCATCGCTGCTAACCTTCAATAGCATTGGTATTTTGGTATCACATGAAAGGGACATGCTTGATGCATTATGCCATTCCTGTCTGTTCATGCGCCCAGGTTATGCAATGCTTCGCCGGGCAAATTTCACGGAAGGGTATGAAAACCAGCAATTTGAGGATGCCGTACGTGAGAAAAACTACCGGCTTGCACTGGCCAGATACCGCGACACGAAAAAAAGGGCCGCCTCCATGAGACAGCGTGAAGATGGAAAAGCAGGTAAGCTCTCAAAAAGAAAAATCCCCAGAAACGATCGTGACGCTAAGTGCAAGGTGGATGCTGCGCGGCTCACCGGGAAGGATAAAAAAGGTGCCCGGAAAGTCAAACTACTTGAAGCGCGAGCCGACAAGTTGGGAAGCGATGCGTCCTCAATCTATTTTCGCAGACGCAAGACCAATGGTATCATCTTCAAGGGTGAGATATCCGAACGCAATTCCCTTGTTGCTATTGAGGAACAAAGCATTCCCTTGGGTCCTGAAAAGAAATTGCTGGTGCCCGATATCAATGTGTCTCCCGATGACAGGATCGCGATAATCGGAGGGAACGGCACAGGGAAAAGCACTTTGATCAATTTCATTATCCGGAAAATCCGTCTTCTACCTGAACATGTTGTTTACGTCCCCCAGGAAATTGACACACAATTATGGGGAAAAACACGGGACGTGATGAGTCAACTTGACGGTGGGAGCCTCGGACTTTTACTGACCGCAGTTCATCGTCTCGGCTCAGAACCGGATAGGGTTATTCATTCTGAAATACCAAGTCCCGGTGAGATGAGGAAAATAATGCTGGCCCTCGGACTCTTGAAAATTCCGTCACTTGTTATCATGGACGAGCCAACCAATCACATGGATATACCTTCGATTCAGTGCCTTGAGAATGCTTTATGCCAGTATGATGGAGGATTGATTATCGTAAGTCACGACCGTGCTTTTA